Proteins co-encoded in one Kribbella qitaiheensis genomic window:
- a CDS encoding NlpC/P60 family protein encodes MPKLSIAEIYDAALSAGFTPQQATTWTAIAMAESGGRTGALNDHGEHSMGLWQINVASDGSRGTKYGDLNDPRANARAAYAISHQGTDMRPWTTTHNSHKGTAADYRTYLDKVEAVTGVQGDGRGVAGYSSHLPPPLPSTGGPAHPTGALAASYDKIDTGQAVGMQQDTDHDGLTDAFERSAGTDLKLADTDHDGLTDGYEVAVSHSNPKLGDGDLDGLSDSTEASLGSDPLKWDSDNDGLSDQIEVQYGSDPQHADSGDGVIPGPPQPTLAQPAVQQPVVQTLAAAGTPGLGGGGDSTKVGRFVDVALAQEGDKYVFGVRAKLDDPNPEKFDCSELTKWAAHQAGVEIPDGAMYQYLDLKQKDSLISVDKAMHTKGALLFYFSNEPTPGGGRPSRAHVAISLGDGRTIEAKGTKYGVGEFTAHNRFNYAGVIPGLDSSSAPPASPVADTLPVNTAVATNHYDQIDLGTSMAAPPDTDHDGLTDAFEKLAGTNPASADTDKDGLPDAFEAIKSHTDPLTADTDHDGISDPFELSAGSDPGKIPGVAGVGGQGQFAEVIRNGVVDSDHDGLTDTYETRAGLDPNSMDTDADGLSDNTELSLGTNPAVLDSDQDGISDSLEVQFGSDPLKGGLGGDLGAAAGAGVPGGVGADGLDHGADGIHGAEGLGGTPDVGPH; translated from the coding sequence ATGCCGAAGTTGTCGATCGCGGAGATCTACGACGCCGCGCTGTCCGCGGGATTCACGCCGCAGCAGGCGACCACGTGGACTGCTATCGCCATGGCCGAGTCGGGCGGCCGGACCGGTGCGCTCAACGACCACGGCGAGCACTCGATGGGCCTGTGGCAGATCAATGTCGCCTCCGACGGCAGCCGCGGTACCAAGTACGGCGACCTGAACGATCCGCGCGCGAACGCGAGAGCGGCGTACGCGATCTCCCATCAGGGCACAGATATGCGCCCGTGGACCACGACGCACAATTCCCATAAGGGCACCGCTGCCGACTACCGGACCTACCTGGACAAGGTGGAGGCCGTCACCGGAGTGCAGGGCGACGGCCGTGGGGTCGCCGGCTACAGCTCGCACCTCCCGCCGCCGTTGCCGTCCACCGGCGGCCCCGCGCATCCGACCGGAGCGCTTGCCGCGTCGTACGACAAGATCGACACCGGGCAGGCCGTCGGGATGCAGCAGGACACCGACCACGACGGGCTCACCGATGCGTTCGAGCGGTCGGCTGGGACCGACCTGAAGCTGGCGGACACGGACCACGACGGGCTCACCGACGGGTACGAGGTCGCTGTCAGCCACTCGAACCCGAAGCTCGGCGATGGCGACCTGGACGGCCTCTCGGACAGCACGGAAGCCTCCCTGGGCAGCGATCCGCTGAAGTGGGACAGCGACAACGACGGGCTGTCGGACCAGATCGAGGTGCAGTACGGCTCGGATCCGCAGCACGCCGACAGCGGCGACGGTGTGATCCCCGGCCCGCCCCAACCCACACTGGCGCAGCCTGCCGTGCAGCAACCCGTAGTACAGACACTGGCAGCCGCTGGTACGCCGGGACTCGGCGGTGGCGGCGACAGCACGAAGGTCGGGCGCTTCGTCGATGTCGCGCTCGCTCAGGAGGGCGACAAGTACGTCTTCGGCGTACGGGCCAAGCTGGACGATCCGAACCCGGAGAAGTTCGACTGTTCCGAGCTGACCAAATGGGCCGCACATCAGGCCGGGGTGGAGATCCCGGACGGCGCGATGTACCAGTACCTGGATCTCAAGCAGAAGGACTCGCTGATTTCGGTCGATAAGGCCATGCACACCAAGGGCGCGCTGCTGTTCTACTTCTCGAACGAGCCGACCCCCGGCGGCGGCCGGCCGTCGAGGGCGCACGTCGCGATCAGCCTCGGCGACGGGCGCACGATCGAGGCCAAGGGCACGAAGTACGGCGTGGGTGAGTTCACCGCGCACAATCGGTTCAACTACGCGGGCGTGATCCCCGGGCTCGACTCCTCCTCGGCGCCGCCGGCCAGCCCCGTCGCAGATACGTTGCCGGTCAACACCGCGGTAGCCACCAACCACTACGACCAGATCGACCTCGGTACGTCGATGGCCGCGCCACCGGACACCGATCACGACGGCCTCACCGATGCGTTCGAGAAGCTGGCGGGCACGAATCCGGCCTCGGCCGACACCGACAAGGACGGTCTGCCGGACGCGTTCGAGGCGATCAAGTCGCACACCGACCCGTTGACCGCGGACACCGACCACGACGGGATCTCCGATCCGTTCGAGCTGTCCGCCGGCAGCGATCCCGGCAAGATCCCCGGCGTCGCTGGCGTCGGTGGACAGGGCCAGTTCGCCGAGGTGATCCGCAACGGCGTGGTGGACAGCGACCACGACGGCCTGACCGACACCTACGAGACCAGGGCCGGTCTCGATCCGAACAGCATGGACACCGATGCCGACGGGCTCTCGGACAACACCGAACTGTCGCTGGGTACGAACCCGGCCGTGCTCGATTCGGACCAGGACGGGATCAGCGATTCGCTCGAGGTCCAGTTCGGCTCCGATCCGCTGAAGGGCGGTCTGGGTGGCGACCTGGGGGCCGCGGCGGGGGCCGGAGTGCCCGGCGGGGTCGGGGCGGACGGCCTGGATCACGGTGCCGACGGAATCCATGGGGCAGAAGGGCTGGGCGGGACACCCGATGTTGGCCCACACTGA